The Nicotiana tabacum cultivar K326 chromosome 1, ASM71507v2, whole genome shotgun sequence genome segment aattattttttaatgttaagactttaaaattttaaaaaatattaataaatcttTTTATCTAAACTATGTAAGAActtctaatatttaaaattttaaaactgaGTAAGAATTTGTTTGTAAAAATTATTTCGTTATATACAATGCACAAAGTAATTATAGTTTGTCAATCTATAAGGTAGAATTAAAATAGAATCATCTTATTAATCTTGTTAGGAGTGGAATAACTTGTCCAATACTATACCTTTTAGGATTAAGATCAACTAGGAAATATTTAGGGTTTGTTTGGAAAGCCACCAGATAATCaaaattggtgtaattactagGGTAGTAATTATACAATATTGTAATTACGAGACCTGTTTGTTTGTCATAGTGTAATTACTGTATAATTACAAGTGTATTGTTTGGTTGCACAAGCGTAATTACAtagttagattaaattttaaatataaagttAATTATCAAAAATTGAAAGCTATATTTAACAAATATATgcatttataaataatattaaatttgaCATTTAAGATAAATAttatttcttgaaaatatattaatgataatcatatatttataactaatatttttaaaataattcatatatatatatattaaattaataatattttattttaatcaattataaaatttaaaagtacatATTTTGTAAGAACGTCATGGACTACATGATTGATAaaacaattaatatttataaatataatatcaTAACATTGCTCAAATATTTtacgaaaaaaataatttatcaaTTCTAACTGAAAAGAATGGCATGCAATCTGAATTAATAAGTAAATACTAAAGCAAATAAAATGTAagtgaaaatataacataaattcaaaatcaaaaaaaaaataacataatactcttatataaaattaaaacataataaaataagtTTTAACATAATATAAGTAAATATAATtcgaaagaaaaggaaaacataagtctataacctcattcaacaatgattctactttaatgacatcactcattatatgctaagtttattcatgattcattatttttaatattaggaGGAGTAGTTTCATAACTAGAATAATAGCACAATTAtgctaaatgaagaaaataaaataaaaaatatgagcGACTACATGGAatcacaaaaataaagattggaaaatgagaatattatttaaatattaaaaaagtaATCTATCATTTTAACGTAGTTAAGTTTGCATATAACCTGATCCAATAATAAAGTTCAACTTTAATGACATCACTCATTATAAGTCAAGTTTGTGGATGACTTATTCTTTCAAAACTTACGAGGTataattttgtgaaaaaattagAATAATACCATAGTTAAgtgtaataaaaaaataaagcaaaataattaagaaagaaacaaaatatgAGAAGTTATATAGACGAAATATTTTAAGATTACATACTCATTGATAcagggtacacgcgcaaagcgcgtacccgtaccctaagactagtaagAAATTAAAATCATGCTAGCCTTTTAATAAAACTTAACGCCAAGGATTTGACAGAGTGAACGCACATCCTCAGATGCAGTTCAAAACTTTTAGTTCATAAATTTATACTAAACTCATAGTCAGAGAGAATATTTGGTGCGATAATACCTGACACCCTGCTGGCTTAAATTTTGGACTAGCTTCTGCTAAGGGCCATGGGGCCGAATTGCATAGTGTTTTACAACTATCATAGATGAGTTGTTTATGTTGGGGTCCGAGAAAAGATTGTCTTGATAATTGAATTGTAGAATATGTGTAGTGAGCAGTGTAAAAACTAGCCGACAACTGTGAGGTTTATTGGATCAAAGTAGACAATATACACCTTGCAACTGTAAGGATTAGTGAACCGCTGCAGATGAGCCGTGGgataaaaaatttaacaattaaTAGAGATTCTCAGGCATGATTTCTGCTATTGGAGAGGAGTTTGAGCTGCACTAAACTTAGTAGGGGACCTGTATGACCCTTTGAGTTAAAGCAGACAAATATGAAGCCGAACTAATGTAGATGACTTGGAAATATTTAGCCAACAATTTATTAAGGTTCTTAGGCATGATTGGTGTAATTTATTGGCGGCTATAATTTTCCACAAGAAATCATTTGACTTTCGTCTACTGATTTGCCGGCTATTCTCATTCTCCGATGGCCATTTGAAACAGGAAGAGTAGAAACAATCAATTTCAAAACTTCATGTGCAGGCACTATGCGATTAAACCTTTTGCCCTTCCCTTTTATATTTGCATTTCAGCTAGATTATTGCTCCCGAAGTTCTTTTAGCCTCATGCTAAATGTTACAGAGATTAAGGCCTAAAATTCTCTATTGCTGCAATCCTTCTTATCCCATTGACAATAATTCTTGCATTGTGATTTTTGCTATTCCATACAGCTGAAACTCcacttaaattcttttttttttttcaatagagAAAGAAAGTTCAGTAAATACTTAAACAGATGCTTAACAAATTTACTTGGCTGCAAATTGATCAGTTGCATCTGATGGCGGAAGTGAGAAGAGACGCAGTAGAGGTCGAAGCATCTATGCTAGTGAAAGTAATTCAATCCACGCAAAAGAGGCAGGGAGTGTTAAATTCACCATGGGAGAAATCTACAAGGCCACAAGGAACTTTTCCCCAAGCCTTAAAATTGGTCAAGGTGGTTTTGGGATAGTTTACAAGGGTCGCCTTGAGGATGGAACGGTTGTCGCAATCAAACGTGCCAAAAATGTGAGCTTACTATTAATTGCAAGCTTGTTCCTGTATATGTTCAAGAGCTTGAATATTATCAAGACTACTTAACTGCCTTGTATTTGCAGACTATACATGATAAACATTTGGGGGTTGAATTTCAAAGCGAGGTTCGAACTTTGGAAAAAATAGAACATCTGAATCTAGTAAAGTTTTATGGATTCTTGGAGCGTGGAGAAGAAAGGATTATCGTGGTTGAGTATGTTCCTAATGGAACTCTTAGAGAACACTTGGACTGTGAGTTCTTCGTCTTACTTCTGCAATTCTCAATTCCATCAATGTTTGGCTCTGGAATTTTGATACTTATCCTTTATAGTGATGACATTTAATGCTGCAGGTGGTCCTGGAAATGTTCTTGATTTTGCATCAAGACTAGACATTGGAATAGATGTTGGACATGCAATTACATATTTGCATATGTATACTGGTAAATTTGTGTTATGAGCTTTCAGGTTTTCTTGAATTCTTGGCTTATTTGTCTAGGATTTCTTATTCTTCCAGTATATCATAAAAGAAAGGTCGCTTTGGATGCAGATCACCCTATTATCCATCGAGATATCAAGTCTTCTAATATTCTGCTCACTGAAAACCTTCGAGCTAAGGTGGCTGACTTTGGCTTTGCAAGGCTAGCAGCTGACACTGAATCCGGAGCCACGCATGTCTCTACCCAAGTTAAAGGGACTGCCGGTTATCTAGATCCTGAATACCTCAGTACCTATCAACTTACTGAGAAGAGTGATGTCTATTCATTTGGTGTTTTACTTGTGGAACTTGTTACTGGAAGGCGGCCTATCGAGCCAAAAAGGGAAATCAAAGAGCGAATTACTGCAAGATGGGTATGTTTTTTTCCCAATTTCACTGCAAAAAAAGAAGTTTTTCTAGCTTTTATGATAATTCGTAATTGTTAGTTGAATGAAATTGTAATGGATATGAATTGCCGTATGCTTATGTTGATCCACTATCATTTCTTTTTTCCTCGAAAGAGTAGTTTACACCTATCTACTTTTGATTCTTTTGGGGCCTTCCTTTCTTCGAACGAATGAAAACGGATAGAATCTGGCCGATTCCCGAAATGTCTTTCTGGATATTTCTCAGTGTCCCTGCTATTTATGGAATGTGAGAAGCAGATGATCAATCCAGTGCCTTCCTTCTAATCACTTCgaag includes the following:
- the LOC107781676 gene encoding calmodulin-binding receptor-like cytoplasmic kinase 2; protein product: MKSPNSLFSDRRRSSSGTGSISSSFMTHSPSTSTYSSTTTSSNKSTPGKNPVKIAAKTVAEAFVSCFTPPEPKPSSNNFGDSSDSFKAPSVASDGGSEKRRSRGRSIYASESNSIHAKEAGSVKFTMGEIYKATRNFSPSLKIGQGGFGIVYKGRLEDGTVVAIKRAKNTIHDKHLGVEFQSEVRTLEKIEHLNLVKFYGFLERGEERIIVVEYVPNGTLREHLDCGPGNVLDFASRLDIGIDVGHAITYLHMYTDHPIIHRDIKSSNILLTENLRAKVADFGFARLAADTESGATHVSTQVKGTAGYLDPEYLSTYQLTEKSDVYSFGVLLVELVTGRRPIEPKREIKERITARWAMKKFTNGDAILTLDPRLERSAANSLAMEKIYELALQCLAPHRHNRPTMRKCAEILWSIRKDYKELAG